One genomic segment of Gammaproteobacteria bacterium includes these proteins:
- a CDS encoding phosphoribosylanthranilate isomerase, with the protein MRTRVKICGITRPDDGLNAAMLGADAIGLVFYEKSPRAVDVRIAKEIIAVLPPFVTVVGLFVDPTPQEMAAVLHRVPLDILQFHGNEEPGECSCYNKPYIKAIPMRDGVDLEAQCKRYAGARGLLLDSYDPNLAGGTGKTFNWSLIPKKLNKPIILAGGLTPDNVWKLISSVRPFAVDVSSGVEVAKGIKDPDTMAAFIRGVNNV; encoded by the coding sequence ATGCGTACGCGGGTGAAAATATGCGGGATTACCAGACCTGACGATGGCCTCAATGCGGCTATGCTCGGTGCCGATGCCATTGGTCTGGTGTTTTATGAAAAAAGTCCTCGGGCTGTGGATGTGCGTATTGCAAAAGAGATCATTGCGGTGCTGCCGCCCTTTGTTACCGTAGTGGGTTTGTTTGTGGATCCCACACCTCAGGAAATGGCGGCTGTATTGCACCGGGTGCCCCTGGATATTTTGCAGTTTCATGGTAATGAGGAGCCGGGCGAATGCTCCTGCTACAATAAGCCCTATATTAAAGCCATCCCTATGCGGGATGGCGTAGACCTGGAAGCGCAATGTAAACGCTATGCCGGTGCCCGAGGGTTGTTGCTGGATAGTTATGATCCTAACTTGGCCGGTGGAACGGGTAAGACCTTTAATTGGTCCTTGATCCCCAAGAAATTGAACAAACCCATTATTTTGGCGGGTGGTTTGACGCCGGACAATGTGTGGAAGCTCATTTCCTCCGTTAGGCCCTTTGCCGTGGATGTGAGCAGCGGTGTGGAAGTGGCAAAAGGGATTAAAGACCCTGATACCATGGCTGCTTTTATTAGAGGTGTAAATAATGTCTGA
- a CDS encoding SPOR domain-containing protein: protein MDNILKQRLVGAIVLISLAVIFLPMLFSGNGQFQSRFQSGIPPQPSYDIVASQLKVPEQVPSKVLEKVPLIQPTESKASNETPATQASAQIEQSHTDPDPSVPENPTPAINTPSSQKATPPVTGWVVQVGSFYKKKNAMTLRDRLRKKGLSSFVVTGRGKNGPIYRVRVGPELDRKKADNLLRTVESETRLKALLLTYP, encoded by the coding sequence GTGGATAATATACTCAAACAGCGTTTGGTTGGCGCTATCGTGTTAATTTCCCTGGCGGTGATTTTTCTTCCCATGCTGTTCTCAGGCAATGGTCAGTTTCAGTCCCGCTTTCAGTCTGGAATCCCGCCTCAGCCCAGTTACGACATAGTGGCGTCGCAACTCAAGGTGCCGGAGCAGGTGCCCAGCAAGGTTTTGGAAAAAGTGCCATTGATTCAACCGACTGAGTCCAAGGCTTCAAACGAAACGCCGGCAACACAGGCTTCGGCTCAAATCGAGCAATCCCACACCGATCCGGATCCCTCTGTCCCTGAAAATCCAACCCCAGCCATAAATACCCCATCATCGCAAAAGGCCACACCGCCCGTAACCGGGTGGGTTGTGCAAGTGGGTAGTTTTTATAAGAAAAAAAATGCCATGACTTTAAGGGATCGATTGCGTAAGAAAGGTTTATCCAGTTTTGTTGTGACCGGGCGTGGCAAAAATGGCCCCATTTATCGGGTCCGGGTTGGACCTGAGCTGGACCGCAAGAAAGCGGATAATTTGCTACGTAC
- the accD gene encoding acetyl-CoA carboxylase, carboxyltransferase subunit beta yields the protein MSWLEKLLPSRIRIEGGQKKAVPEGLWSKCSVCNAVLYRAELERNFSVCPKCEHHMRIGARRRLDLFLDEEPRQEIGQHVEPVDVLKFKDLKKYKDRLNVAQKGTGEKDAFVGMMGQVCGVPVVAGAFEFAFMGGSMGSVVGEKFVRCVDQSLEHNIPFVCFSASGGARMQEALFSLMQMAKTSAALTRMQKRGIPFISVLTDPTMGGVSASLAMLGDVNIGEPNALIGFAGPRVIEQTVRQTLPEGFQRSEFLLEHGAIDMIVDRREMRERVAGLLTVLTRQPAP from the coding sequence ATGAGCTGGTTGGAAAAATTACTGCCATCGCGCATACGTATAGAAGGCGGGCAAAAGAAAGCCGTTCCTGAAGGTTTGTGGAGCAAATGCAGCGTCTGTAATGCGGTTTTATACCGAGCAGAATTGGAGCGTAATTTTAGTGTTTGCCCAAAATGTGAACATCATATGCGCATTGGTGCGCGGCGGCGTTTGGACTTGTTTCTGGATGAAGAGCCGCGGCAGGAAATCGGACAACATGTAGAACCGGTGGATGTGCTTAAGTTCAAGGACTTGAAAAAGTATAAAGATCGCCTCAATGTGGCACAAAAAGGCACCGGAGAGAAAGATGCCTTCGTGGGTATGATGGGCCAGGTTTGCGGAGTGCCGGTTGTGGCCGGAGCTTTTGAATTTGCGTTCATGGGGGGCTCCATGGGTTCCGTTGTGGGCGAGAAGTTCGTTCGTTGTGTGGACCAGTCACTGGAGCACAATATTCCTTTTGTGTGTTTTTCCGCCAGTGGTGGTGCCCGCATGCAGGAAGCACTGTTTTCACTCATGCAAATGGCGAAAACCAGCGCTGCGTTGACCCGGATGCAAAAGCGGGGAATTCCCTTTATCAGTGTGCTGACCGATCCAACCATGGGCGGGGTCTCAGCCAGTCTGGCCATGTTGGGAGATGTCAATATCGGTGAACCTAATGCACTCATTGGTTTTGCGGGGCCCAGGGTTATTGAGCAAACTGTACGACAAACCTTGCCCGAAGGATTTCAGCGGAGTGAGTTTTTATTGGAGCATGGTGCCATTGATATGATCGTTGACCGGAGGGAAATGCGTGAAAGAGTGGCTGGATTACTGACTGTTTTGACGCGGCAACCGGCACCGTAG
- the folC gene encoding bifunctional tetrahydrofolate synthase/dihydrofolate synthase has protein sequence MQQRSVSEWLAWQETLNSKEIELGLERVATVYNLMQLDFGGTTVITVAGTNGKGSTVEMLAAILGAAGHKVGTYTSPHMFRYNERICINRVPVSDETLCQAFEAVESVRGDVPLTYFEFGTLAAFWCFRQQNLDIIILEVGLGGRLDAVNLIDPQISVITSIGIDHVEWLGKDRNAIAREKAGILRKGNIMVCGDVVPPMSLQEIARELSVKTFYINYDFVIQKKSDHWDWSHVTEKYQHLPFPRLDGEVQLRNAACALMVVTSLQQQFPVSEAHIHKGLKSANLPGRYQTISGKFTQVFDVAHNPQSCKELAKYLEQHPVSGRTHALVGMLKDKDFLDCVLPLMPLVDDWYVASLQVSRGADAADLAASLRKLKKDVFVHSTAKVTEAYDVLMQTAQPGDKVVVFGSFHTLAQVLPQPS, from the coding sequence ATGCAACAGCGTTCGGTATCTGAATGGTTGGCGTGGCAGGAGACTCTCAATTCCAAAGAAATCGAACTGGGATTGGAACGGGTTGCCACAGTTTATAATCTGATGCAACTGGACTTTGGTGGTACCACGGTGATTACTGTGGCAGGCACCAATGGTAAAGGTTCTACTGTGGAAATGCTGGCAGCCATCCTAGGCGCAGCCGGCCATAAGGTGGGAACCTATACTTCACCCCACATGTTTCGCTATAACGAGCGGATTTGTATCAACCGCGTGCCCGTTAGTGATGAGACTCTTTGCCAAGCGTTTGAAGCGGTGGAATCGGTGCGAGGCGATGTACCTCTGACCTATTTTGAATTTGGTACCTTGGCGGCTTTTTGGTGCTTTAGACAGCAAAATCTGGATATCATTATCCTGGAAGTGGGGTTAGGTGGGCGTTTGGATGCAGTGAACCTGATCGATCCCCAAATCAGCGTGATTACCAGTATCGGCATAGACCATGTGGAATGGTTGGGTAAAGACCGCAATGCCATTGCCCGGGAAAAAGCCGGTATCCTCAGAAAAGGCAATATTATGGTGTGTGGAGATGTGGTTCCACCCATGTCACTACAGGAAATCGCCCGGGAACTCAGCGTCAAAACCTTTTATATCAACTACGATTTTGTGATTCAGAAAAAATCGGATCATTGGGATTGGTCCCATGTGACGGAGAAGTATCAGCATTTGCCTTTTCCACGCCTGGATGGCGAGGTGCAACTGCGCAACGCCGCCTGCGCTTTAATGGTGGTCACCAGTTTGCAACAGCAATTCCCCGTGAGTGAAGCCCATATCCACAAAGGTCTCAAATCTGCGAATTTGCCGGGTCGCTACCAAACCATATCCGGAAAATTCACCCAAGTCTTTGATGTGGCACACAATCCTCAAAGCTGTAAGGAGCTGGCCAAGTATCTGGAACAACATCCTGTTTCCGGTCGTACCCATGCCTTGGTGGGTATGCTGAAAGATAAGGATTTTCTGGACTGTGTTCTGCCTCTGATGCCCTTGGTGGATGATTGGTATGTGGCCAGCCTGCAGGTGAGTCGCGGTGCTGATGCCGCGGATTTGGCAGCCAGTTTGCGCAAATTGAAAAAAGATGTATTTGTACATAGCACCGCAAAGGTGACAGAGGCCTATGATGTACTTATGCAGACTGCTCAACCGGGGGATAAAGTGGTAGTGTTCGGCTCCTTCCACACCCTCGCCCAGGTGTTACCGCAGCCATCCTAA
- the truA gene encoding tRNA pseudouridine(38-40) synthase TruA yields the protein MRIALGIEYDGSAYNGWQLQDGDNVTTVQACVEQAVTTVANHPVRVICAGRTDTGVHALSQVVHFETESERSQRSWVFGCNANLPKNIVVTWARMVSEDFHARFSAKSRRYLYVILNRPVRPTFLAKRVTWEYRPLDEQRMADAAQALVGEHDFNAYRATACQAKSPVRHVYSIEVRRNGEWVTIEIRANAFLHHMVRNIAGVLMTIGAGEQAVAWAEQVLQSRDRSLGGVTSPPCGLYLVDVEYDDSYGLPRVSDEQLLWKPV from the coding sequence ATGCGGATTGCATTGGGAATAGAATACGACGGCAGTGCGTATAATGGCTGGCAATTACAGGATGGTGATAATGTAACCACTGTACAGGCTTGTGTGGAGCAAGCAGTAACCACAGTGGCCAATCATCCGGTTCGAGTGATCTGTGCCGGACGAACCGATACGGGTGTCCATGCATTATCGCAAGTTGTTCATTTTGAAACGGAATCAGAGCGTTCTCAACGATCCTGGGTGTTTGGTTGTAATGCTAATTTACCCAAAAATATTGTGGTAACCTGGGCTAGAATGGTGAGTGAGGATTTCCACGCCCGATTTTCTGCCAAATCACGGCGTTATCTCTATGTCATATTGAACCGGCCAGTGCGGCCCACGTTTCTGGCAAAGCGGGTGACTTGGGAATACCGCCCCCTGGACGAGCAACGTATGGCCGATGCCGCCCAGGCTTTGGTGGGGGAGCATGATTTTAATGCCTATCGCGCTACGGCATGCCAGGCCAAATCGCCGGTGCGTCATGTGTATTCCATTGAGGTAAGACGCAACGGGGAATGGGTCACCATTGAAATCAGGGCCAACGCTTTTTTACATCATATGGTGCGCAACATTGCCGGTGTTCTTATGACGATTGGTGCCGGCGAACAAGCGGTCGCTTGGGCGGAGCAGGTGTTACAAAGTCGTGACCGCAGCCTGGGTGGCGTCACCAGTCCCCCGTGTGGTTTGTATCTGGTGGACGTGGAATACGATGACAGTTATGGATTACCCAGAGTGTCAGATGAGCAACTGCTTTGGAAACCGGTGTGA
- the trpA gene encoding tryptophan synthase subunit alpha, with translation MSRISEVFAKLASGSALIPYITAGDPHPGLTVEMMHMLVQSGADIIELGVPFSDPMADGPVIQKASERALLHDVGLGDVLEMVREFRRRDSSTPVVLMGYLNPIEVMGYAQFAEAAAAAGVDGVLTVDMPPEEAGDLMPLLDKYQLEPIFLIAPTTSMDRIRTICAAAKGYVYYVSVKGVTGASTLDVASVAEKVEKIRQCTQLPVGVGFGIKDATSAAQIAQIADGVVVGSAIIKLVENFSEQKDKMLQAIAALLKDMRQAMDQRM, from the coding sequence ATGAGCCGAATCAGTGAAGTTTTTGCAAAATTGGCGTCGGGCTCTGCCCTGATTCCGTATATAACCGCAGGCGACCCGCATCCTGGGTTGACCGTGGAAATGATGCACATGTTAGTGCAAAGTGGTGCCGACATCATCGAACTGGGTGTACCCTTTTCCGATCCCATGGCAGATGGTCCGGTGATTCAAAAGGCCAGCGAGCGAGCATTGCTTCACGACGTGGGTTTAGGGGATGTGCTGGAGATGGTACGGGAGTTTCGTCGCCGTGACAGCAGTACCCCGGTAGTGTTAATGGGGTATTTGAATCCTATCGAGGTCATGGGTTATGCACAGTTCGCCGAGGCGGCAGCAGCGGCTGGTGTGGATGGGGTGTTAACCGTGGATATGCCGCCGGAAGAAGCCGGTGATTTGATGCCATTGCTGGATAAGTACCAATTGGAACCCATATTTTTGATTGCGCCGACCACCAGCATGGATCGAATTCGTACCATCTGTGCAGCCGCCAAGGGTTATGTATACTATGTTTCGGTAAAGGGTGTTACGGGAGCGTCCACTTTGGATGTTGCCTCGGTTGCGGAGAAAGTTGAGAAAATTCGTCAATGTACCCAACTGCCGGTTGGGGTGGGATTCGGTATTAAAGATGCCACCTCCGCTGCGCAAATTGCTCAAATAGCCGACGGTGTGGTGGTGGGCAGTGCTATCATAAAATTAGTTGAGAATTTCTCGGAACAAAAAGATAAAATGCTGCAAGCCATTGCAGCCCTGTTAAAGGATATGCGTCAGGCCATGGATCAGCGCATGTAA
- the trpB gene encoding tryptophan synthase subunit beta has translation MSEQLQNPPDFTAMPDERGHFGIYGGLFVSETLMVPLQELRLAYEKVKHDAEFVRELDEDLRQYVGRPSPLYFATNWTRVLGGAQVFLKREDLNHTGAHKVNNTIGQALLAKRLGKTRIIAETGAGQHGVATATVAARLGLECVVYMGAEDIKRQAINVYRMKLLGATVVPVESGSRTLKDALNEAMRDWVTNVDNTFYIIGTVAGPHPYPAMVRDFQAIIGREAREQILQQRGRLPDHLVACVGGGSNAIGLFYPFLPDSSVAMTGVEAAGKGLDSGEHAAPLCAGKPGVLHGNRTYLMEDKNGQIIETHSVSAGLDYPGVGPEHAWLKDVGRVNYAAINDQEALQAFHDLTRIEGIIPALESSHALAYAAKLAPTMDKEQIIIVNLSGRGDKDIHTVAAIENIEGIS, from the coding sequence ATGTCTGAACAGTTACAGAATCCACCGGATTTTACCGCTATGCCGGATGAGCGCGGCCATTTCGGAATCTATGGCGGATTGTTTGTTAGCGAAACGCTTATGGTGCCTTTGCAAGAGTTGCGGCTGGCCTATGAAAAAGTGAAGCATGACGCGGAGTTTGTGCGCGAACTGGATGAGGATTTACGCCAATACGTGGGTCGTCCCAGTCCCTTGTATTTTGCTACCAACTGGACCCGTGTGCTCGGTGGTGCGCAAGTTTTTCTGAAACGGGAAGACTTGAATCACACAGGGGCGCACAAGGTCAATAACACCATTGGTCAGGCTCTGTTGGCTAAACGTCTGGGCAAGACTCGCATCATCGCTGAGACCGGTGCCGGGCAACATGGCGTGGCGACTGCCACTGTGGCGGCGCGCTTGGGTTTGGAGTGTGTGGTGTACATGGGCGCAGAAGACATTAAGCGCCAGGCCATTAATGTGTATCGGATGAAATTACTCGGAGCCACGGTGGTGCCGGTGGAATCCGGCTCACGTACCCTGAAGGATGCCTTGAACGAGGCAATGCGTGATTGGGTCACCAATGTCGATAACACCTTCTATATTATTGGCACGGTTGCCGGCCCCCATCCTTATCCTGCCATGGTGCGGGACTTTCAAGCGATTATCGGCCGTGAAGCGCGAGAGCAGATTTTGCAGCAGCGAGGCCGTTTGCCGGACCATTTAGTGGCCTGTGTGGGCGGTGGCTCAAATGCTATAGGTCTGTTTTATCCCTTTTTACCCGATTCCAGTGTTGCGATGACCGGGGTAGAGGCTGCTGGTAAGGGTTTGGACAGCGGCGAGCATGCCGCGCCTTTGTGTGCCGGAAAGCCTGGGGTGCTCCATGGAAACCGTACCTATTTAATGGAAGACAAAAATGGTCAAATTATAGAGACCCATTCCGTGTCAGCCGGATTGGATTATCCCGGGGTGGGGCCGGAGCACGCTTGGTTGAAAGATGTGGGGCGAGTCAACTATGCCGCCATCAATGATCAGGAGGCGTTGCAGGCGTTTCACGATCTGACCCGTATCGAAGGTATTATTCCCGCTTTGGAGTCCAGCCACGCACTGGCCTATGCCGCCAAACTGGCCCCCACGATGGATAAAGAGCAAATTATTATTGTGAATTTATCCGGGCGGGGCGATAAAGACATTCACACCGTGGCTGCCATAGAGAATATTGAAGGGATTAGTTGA